GAAATTTAAGAGGAAAGAAGATAAttggaaaaataattttaatttttcatcaaatccaaATAAAATTGGATTAAATAGACCTTAAATGCATTCCAGATTTTCAATTAAACCCAGATGAACATTAggtttaaatttaaacaaattttagGAATTGTAATTTCATCTTAATAAGTTCAattgttattgttttatttttaaattaaaatttaatggtACTAATTTATAAAGTTTGAATTGTATTTATtggatttaatattttaatattaaaaaatactaaaatttttgtaactttaattaaaatttaaattgatattaataCTCAAAATATCCATAgctaaactttaaaaataataaaatatgtccAACTGTACTATTCAATAAAAGCAAgaaactaattaatttaatttccatttcaatttcaattatttaattccaatcatctaaataataatacaaagaaattaatttaatttccaaGTATTTTTTGTACTTAGTGAGAAAATGCATTCATTGTTAATGTTAATAGTGATGCATGTGATTTATTCTCTTAATCATTGTTTTTATTGATTTCATAGTATTGATTCTACATGCAATCCCTTTTGGGTTATGACAAGCTAGCAAAGGGTtgattgaacatatataattaggacacgataatttgtaattaaattcTAACTATTCGTCTATTAATTATAACATTACTTAATCTTAGAGTTATTCCAataaagtaccatgattgaactcTCTTATTATATATCATTACGAAAACAACTTTTGTTTGTTCAATGACCTTAAGTGTATCACCCTCATAAGATATATTTATCTCTTTGGGTTAAATTCATTCAcctaatatgattttattttatctcatgataaccattacatcttccttcatgaaaaattGATTAttaataaatagtaattaaatcacTTATCTTTAAGACAAATGAACAATGATCAcgttacttttcatctatcatgtaatatcGATGAGAAAATACCTTTTACCTTTTATTAGGCTATGTATTCCACTATTACAAATAAAACTATCAAATAATACTATTTTTTGTCTCTAAATGCTACTTGAATGAATTTTTTTGTTAATGCATTCATTTATAGTATTAAGTCttagttttaatttatatataacaATATTAAGTAATAAGTATAATTTAATATAgattcaaattctaaaattttaactcCACAAGCGGGATTAAGATTTTGCCATGTGTTCTTAAGTTGTATTTAAAGAGGATAACTATCCTATACATCGCTGTGGAGTAATAAAAAAACTCACAAATGGGTCTTGATTTATGCCATTTGTTTTTAgggtataataaaataataattaaataattaaaaagacaCTTGACATTATCTTAGACCCGTTTGTGGAGTTTTTTTTCTTAACTTCACCGTAGTGGATGAATAATTactcatttaaaaaaaataaaaatacggCATGTGATAAAATCTCAACTTGCTTgtaaaataaaaacttttcacCACGTGTGTATCAAATAATTACCCATATATATAATATCTATATATCATTTATCTAAAtgattttattgtttttaatttatctaattaTATTCCATGAATTAAAAGTTAACTAATATTACTTTCAATATTATCACATAATAATTAGTAAtatgttaataaattattattctaattttaatttagtaatacaatcaataataaaagatataatagtgatttcaaatttttttaaaagcttttatatttatatataatatataatagatTATAGATaacatattatttatattaaaggctgtatattatatattttatcttttgaaagtatataatatttatttttaattataaaaataaacatgTTTATTCAATTAGCTCCTGGAAAGCTAATTTAGCTCACGATAATAATAGAGAGCGGAGCGGACCCGACCGGATCCTTATCAAATCCGAAATTGGGTCCAAGAATCTATAGCCAGGCCAGTGGGGGTTAGCGAAAAGTCCATTTAACTTGCTTTTAGTTGAAGAAGAGCAGCGAACCTGACCAATCCAACCCGGCCCAATTACAGACTCCGGATCTTACACCTTTCCTTTATTACCGAACTAAAAAATCTCCCAACTTATAAACCTCTTCCAACGACAGTACGACTCGAACTAGGGTTTTCGCTTTGTCACTTACGCTCTGCAACTTGTTTATAAAACCGCATAACTTTCAAGCTCTGCTCTAATTTCCCTCCAAATTTTCCATTCCCGTTTTCCACATTCAATAAAACAAGCTACTATTTTCGTCTTTTAACTATCTAATTTCTCCTCTTTTCTCAACGAAAAAGAGTAAACAAAAAGCTTGTTCCCCTTTTCCACAATAGTGCCCTTTGTTCTCTTAACAGACCATACCAATGGCTTCTCGTTTCCAGGCGGTAACATTGGTGGACTCACCATCGTATCCTAACTCCATCGCCTGGTCCGACGAGAACCTAATTGCCGTGGCATCCGGTCACTTGGTCACCATTCTGGTAAGTTTTTGCTAGCTACAATGACTTTTGCTTTCAAAACCTCGTCTTTTCTAAAAGCCTAGTGGGTGGCTGGGTGCCATCCTTTTCTTTTATGCTGTGTTTTGTTGACGAGAATACTGTATTTAAAGGAGGAAACGAAACAAAAGGTAAAAAGAAAAATGTCTTGTGTATACTGTTTGATGTGTGCTGCAGGAACACTATTTTGTTGCTAAGCATTGAAACTGATCGTAGgcgcttttttttttctcaaaaaaatGTCAATTAATTCTCTTATCAGAATCCGGCATTGCCCTTTGGACCTCGAGGCCTGATCAGTATAAACAGGAGTGAACCTTATCCCATTGGGGCGGTAAAAAGAGAAGGTGCGTCTCTATTGCATGTTTCTAGAGTTCTGACCACAATGTGCTTCAGTTGCCTCAAATTTATTAGTTTGATAAACCTCAACGGGTTGAagaagtttaatcattgttttcGACAAAATTGGGTTGCATTTGACCATTTAGGTATAATTTGTCTCCTCAGATCTAGCATCTGGCTGTTTGTTACCCACCACTTTAAATCAGGATCCTCGTCCTTCTGTTCGATCAGTTTCATGGTCTAATCTTGGAATGGCTCCCAACTCTGGGTAAGAGTCTGAAAGATGTCATTACATTATTCCTCATTTTCTGCACTTCATATCTGTACTTATGCAAATTTGCTTCAATAAAATGCAACAGGTGCTTTCTGGCTGTTTGCACCACAGAAGGGCGTGTAAAGCTCTATCGTCCTCCCTTTTGTGATTTTTGTGCTGAATGGATAGAGGTACGTACTTAGGGGCAGGATAAACTTTTGGTCTCATTACAGCAAGTTGTAGTTACAATGAAATATTTGAGGTCACTGAAGTGAAGTAGGCACTCAGCAGCACTGTCAAGGCATGCACCTAGGCTCCCCTATGCCTTGCGCCTTAGCATTATACAACAAAAGCACCTCAGACCCATTTGGGTGAGCCTCATTTGAGGCACACACTTGGTGTCTTAAGTGCACTTTTGAAAGGCAATAGGCATAAAAGGGTTCCGCCTGATTGAAGTtctctttaatatatatatttttttcacttttttcatTGGATATACCTTCATTAGTAAGAAACGGATAATATCAAACTTTATACTTATCAATGTTTGAGCATTCAACAACAAACCTTGACCATAAGGAAATCATGCatattaaatcaatacaaaaattGCAGGATTTGTAGGTAACTAGACCACACCATAGATTTACTGTACATCTTAAGCTTTATATATATTCACACATGCTTACAcacacgaaaacataaatatacatattgCACTTTACTTCACTCAGGCAAGCGCCTTTTCAATGCTTTGTGCTTGAGGCGATATAATGGCTACACTGCCTTACACCCTTGAAAACATGGGTACTCAAATGCTTGAGTAGTTCATTTGAAAATTGGTGAGTACCATAACAAAATTAGAATGATTGATGAAATATAGTCTTGTAGAACCAAAGTATATATTATATGGTGGAGATTAACTCTGTATAATTGATGAAAACGGATTAGACCATAACTTTTTGTCTTGTTGCTTAAATGCAATTATTGTTAATGACCCGCTCTTGTTAAAATCTTCTGTAGGTTTTGGATTTAACTGATAGGCTTTATGATTATCTTGCAAGTATTAGTTTCGAGGATCCTGATATTCCTCCCTCAGAAATTTCTAATGTAAGTCCTTTCATCTATTAATGAACCAAGTTTGCATTAGCTTTCTATGTCGTTAGGTTTACTCATTTGAagtcttttatattatttttacgaTGGATTCATCCTCATGCCAAATAAGACATGTAAAATCTAATAAACGCAGCAGAaattaaacatgcatttcaaagAGATAGTTGATCCCCCTAGGATCATACTTGTAACCCTTTATAGTGGTTATGTAATGGTATATTGAACATATGGTTAGGATTCATGCTTAACTTTTAGATATCATAATCTAGGCTCTTGACAACCTCTTGTGTTGACAAACACGAAAAGCATTGTTGAGGTTGAGCCACTCAAATGTTTGCCTCCAATGATAGTTCGCCCAGCCACTTGTCAAGACCTTCAAGGTAGGGAAGGCCATAATAAAAAGTTTATTTGCTTCCTTAACTCTCTCTAGTTCAAATCTCTCTTTTGAGAACAGATTCTCTTTGAGCTTGTATGATCTTTAGCATAGGCTAAGGAAACCTTAAGTACTATCATGTAGTCTCGTAACTCTTTCCTTTTCAGTCTAGGCCATCCATAtgcatcaatggaaaaacctttTTTCCTCTAGCAATTCTCTAAGTTCCTAGGAGAAAGAAAGAGCGAGAGAGGCGCACCACTAAATAACCCAAGGGTTGCAGCTAGACTATATATTTCATGAGAGagcatttttttctagaatttctgTAAATGATTATGCATGGTTATACAAACATGCCTTAGCCAAAACCCTAATCTAGAATtactataaattttattttatcccATTGAACTTAATTAAAGTATTATACATTTTCGGTTGATCTCTACCCATTGAAGCTTTTGTGCAATCAGGGACTTTATGTTTCATGGACTTCATTCAATTATCATGTATTAACTATTTATTTTTTGGGCTAATGGTGAAGGAAAACCTTATCACTCATTGTATAACTCACCTCTATGCATCATTAATGGTATATCCATGTCTAATCAGATTGGCACTAGGGCATAATTCAATAGTTTATTCTTTAGTTTACCTTGACAAACTTTTCTCTTCTCTTACTAGGAGCCAGTGACAAATCATGGTTATGTTGATGATCCTACAGATTCTGTTTCTGTGAAGGAACAGAAACGCAGAAAGGTGAATAACTTTGGTGTTAGGTAAGCATGCATCCCTCCTGCATAAGcctataaatgaaaaaaaaaagagagttgaTTTCCATGAAGAGTAAGGGTGCTACCAAACTTAAAGCAATGAAATTAATAGCACACTATGGCCCAAAGGTTTTACCGAGGAGAAGTAAGACTGTGTATTGATCAGGCTGCAAAGAATAAGACTGTGTATTGATCAGGCTGCAAAGAATATCAATAAAAACCTGAATCTGAATTTAATAGATATTCATGAGTTCTTTTACTTGTTCTGAGCTTGGATTTCCCAATCTCTTGGTATTGCATGTGGCAtccttaaattaaataatttaaagtgATTAACTTTTCTTCTTTAATGACTGCTGCAGGAATGCTGGCTTGGAAACTTCTTGTGACCAAATATCACATGGCCCCAGCCCTTCCCTTGAATTGGAGGGGCAGGGTCCTCCCAAGGTCtgatttttgtccaaaaatagtTTCTTCTGCTCTCCGTCTCTTTGTTGTCTAATTAGCATTCTTTTATCAAGTTAATCCCAATATCATGCTTCTGATTTGGTTTCAAATGCCAGTGAGAGCTTAGCTGTGCTCATTGTGACTTTACTTCAGGGAGGTGCACGAAATCTGGCGGACGAAAAGTTCACATCAGATAGTTCCTGCTACCAGAGGTAGAGGAAGATCTGCCAAAAACCACCTGAAGTTTGTATCCTACCTTTGATAACAGCAGATCAATATGCTTCACGCAGTGCAATGCTATCATCACTTGTTGTTGCCTGGTCTCCCTGCTTAAATTATCATCTAGAATTTGTGGGGCTCCTGAAATTAATTCATCCATCCGCTTCTCTCTGCTAGCGGTTGGTTCAAAATCTGGTAAAATTTCATTCTGGAGAATCAATGTACCTGAGTACTACTCTATTGAGCAAAGTTTGGCCCCTACCAGAGTGGAGCTCATTGGGATCCTTAAGGCACACAGTTCCTGGGTCACTGCAATAAGTTGTGCCTTGCTTGCTTCTGATTCTTCTACTCCTCAAGTTTTATTAGCTACTGGAAGTTCTGACGGGAGGTGAGTTAGGTATGCTGTCACATTGTTTCAACTTTATATAACATTAGCATTAAAGTTTCTTCTATTGATGGGTATCACCGTGTCGGAACATGCTTTTTGGAGATGAGATACAAGCAAAATTAATGGCTTTTTCTCGTGATGCTTTataaattttttactaaaataaaatttctctTATGTTCCAATTGTAACTGGAATTCTGGAGCTAAAAAAGTACTTTCTGACAATCAGTGGTGCTGATTTCTCTTTGGATTTAGCTTTGTAAATTTTCTTATTTACTCTTAACAAGAATATGAAAGGTTTGTCCACTTATGCACTTGCTTGTTCTTTTGTACAGTGTAAGGATATGGATAGGACATGGGGAGGAGTTTTTAAAGTCAACAGAAGTTAATAATGCTCCATTTTATCCATTGAAGGAGGTAATAACGCTTCATTTTTGTTCTCTGTTGAAGGCAGTAACCTGGAGAATTTTGTTGTATTTTCTTATTGGTCTAATTGTGCACCTAGTCTCTGTACATTTTGGACATTTGAAATTTAGTACCAGTACTTTTAATCCTTggaatttagtccctctactaCTTTGATTTAATAATTGAAATCCAATGTAAAATGAATTCTGCTAAATTGGATTATTTGgcatttttaaaataacaaatatGGTCACATGGCCAATTTAAAGCcatttaagttaaaaaaaaaaaaaaaaggtatcaACTTTCATCTTACTTTTCTGAAATGGTGTTGAAGAACCTTACAACTCTAGATTCATAATCGCTATGCgactaaatttattttatttttaaaatgccaCAGAATCCAATTTAACCTAATTTCTTGGATAGTGTTATCAGTTGGACTTCAATTATTAAACCAAAAGAGTAAAGAGGGATTAAATTCCTGAGATTAAAAGTAGAGGGACTAGATCTCAAATGTGCAAAGAGTATAGGGATGGGGAGCATAATTAAACCTTTCTTATTTGTTTATATTAGTCAATAGAATAGACTCTGACTTGTAAATTTCTGAATAGATTGTAAATATTTATGCTGTCCCAGTCTCGGTGCTTTCTCTTATGCCCACTCAGTCACTTCATAAAATGCTCTTAGCGGTGGGGAGAACATCTGGAGCTATTGAAGTATGGATAGGGGATACATCTGTGAAAACATTTGATAAAGCTGGACCATATGATGCTCATGACCAAGTTGTAAGTTTCTGcatttttattcatcatctatTTTGCTGACTCTCGCCATTGATTTATTTGTGATGAAATGTCTTCAGGTTACTGGTTTAGCTTGGGCTTTTGATGGATGTTTTTTGTACAGCTGCAGCCAGGTATAAACTTCTACGATGTCTAGATGTGATTGTCTAAAGATAAATGTCTCTAGCAGATATTGCATATTTGCAAGTTGCATATGGTTAGCATTGCTACTTTAACTAAGTGGGTTAAAATTTTTAAGGATATCTTTTAGGCACCATTAACATGACAATTCTTTTCTGTTTCCATTCTTGACTTCCTATATGTATTTGTCTTTACAAATGGAAGAATCATAGAGCGCAACAAGAAGGTTTTGTCAGCCATGAATATGTTCATGCCTTGCCAAAATCTCTTCGACTGCTCTTTAGAGCAATAAATTACATGCTACTCTTTTGTATGTCATCCACTACCACAAACAGTTACATTTGTTTCATTAATTAATTACTTAATCTCTTTGGACACTTAACCAATATTTCTCCTTGTTCATTAATTCCAACTTCAGTGTCATTAGTTGGCAAATGATGAAATTTGCATACTGTAagttataatttattatatgcataAATCTTATACCCTTGAGGTCCAggtatataagataaaatgtatTGCTATGAGTTCATTTTTTAACTGGGCAAGTTATTTCTCAGATTTTTCtacattcatttattaatttacctattttacTTATCAATGATATTAGGATAATTTTGTTCGTAGCTGGAGTTTACGTGGAAGTTCCCTGAGTGAAATGCCCATTCCTTCAAGTTCTCCTGGGCTGAGGAGCGTCAGTGATGTATGATGCCACCTTTGTTGGTCTCATAtaccctttttcttttcattttatggAATGTGACAAACATTTTTACAGATGCCGGATGTGTTTATTTCATGCCTTGGTCTGGTGGTATCACCAAGTAATCTTGCAGTAGCCATGGTATGGTGTTATTACTAAATCTCTCATTTGTGTTGtttttatatttctttcaaataaGCTCATATCCATGTCCACAAAGTACTTTGGTGAAagatttttattatatgttttatccTACTTATTCGGTTTTCTTTTGGAACATTGTGGGACTCATATATTCTTCCTCATAAAAGAAGGATCCCACTTACTGCTTGTGGCCTTAATGTGTATCATCGGAAGATGCTCACTTCTAACATGAAGTATAAAtcatcattattatcattattacttGCTTGTATCTACAATGAAAAAGAAATAAGAACAGTTCTCTTAATCATGCCCTTCTTACAGGCCAGTACTAGAATCGTGCATTTATATTGAAGAAAGTATTAAAAGGAAACATTGAATGCTGACTTTATAGAGTATCACGCATGCTTGTTAGACACACTGTTGATGCATGAAATGTGGGGCTTGAATCAATTACAGATATAAACAATGATTCTGTTAATGTCTTTCTACAAGAACACCTTTTATATGTAACGTTGCTTAAAGTAACTGCTGGTGTATTAAGAGATGATGCTGTTTATTCAATATTTCATTTGTAAAATATGTACATATTAAAGAACAAGAGActtaattgtgtttaatttttgtAGGTTCGCAGTTTTGATGTTAATCAGTTGGACCACATGTATGAGGCGAGGTATTGAACTGTTGCTAAaatctttttttatttaagttacacTCTAATGTTGTATTTGTATTGTGAGAATTAGGGAATAGTTAAATATTGATATCATACCAGGCTATGGAGAGATTTCACTCTTTAGGAGGAAATATAACACTCAGGTTAAGAATCAAGTTCATTATTAAATACTCGTCAAAGGAACGTTGAGTGAAGGCCAGAAGAATTTTGTAGTCCTTAATGAAATAGAGTGTGTACTCTACCTAAATCACAGTCCTGGTTTAGATGCTCAACTTTGCCTGGTTGTCTGTCAGCTGGACAAGGATGCTATGGCAATTTGAAAATTCATGATCTTAATCTTCCTAGTTCTTGAGTTGATCCTTTTAAATATGTGAAGTCATTATTCTCTCATTAAATTTGCATGACAAAACATCATTCCCAGGACTAAGGGAAAATGGGACACCTCTTAGAAAAAACATATATAGAGCAATAAGGAATGGGATAAAGAAGGAAAATGAATGCTTATTTTTGTTTCATTTACCTTACACTTTTATCA
Above is a genomic segment from Gossypium arboreum isolate Shixiya-1 chromosome 8, ASM2569848v2, whole genome shotgun sequence containing:
- the LOC108467793 gene encoding LOW QUALITY PROTEIN: uncharacterized protein LOC108467793 (The sequence of the model RefSeq protein was modified relative to this genomic sequence to represent the inferred CDS: inserted 3 bases in 3 codons), with the protein product MASRFQAVTLVDSPSYPNSIAWSDENLIAVASGHLVTILNPALPFGPRGLISINRSEPYPIGAVKREDLASGCLLPTTLNQDPRPSVRSVSWSNLGMAPNSGCFLAVCTTEGRVKLYRPPFCDFCAEWIEVLDLTDRLYDYLASISFEDPDIPPSEISNEPVTNHGYVDDPTDSVSVKEQKRRKVNNFGVRNAGLETSCDQISHGPSPSLELEGQGPPKGGARNLADEKFTSDSSCYQSLITADQYASRSAMLSSLVVAWSPCLXLSSRICGAPEINSSIRFSLLAVGSKSGKISFWRINVPEYYSIEQSLAPTRVELIGILKAHSSWVTAISCALLASDSSTPQVLLATGSSDGSVRIWIGHGEEFLKSTEVNNAPFYPLKEIVNIYAVPVSVLSLMPTQSLHKMLLAVGRTSGAIEVWIGDTSVKTFDKAGPYDAHDQVVTGLAWAFDGCFLYSCSQDNFVRSWSLRGSSLSEMPIPSSSPGLRSVSDMPDVFISCLGLVVSPSNLAVAMVRSFDVNQLDHMYEARLQKAAVEFFWIGGHQKDILSNTSLEFDIEPLPGFTEKELVYWESNILWSLKQYEHWDKPLVIWDIVAALLAFKWSAPDYVDHVLVKWLSSSYVDVHVERSIGKVLPHVCKSFXKAASRQLHLLNIICRQVILPELKADEINSNLLNFTVDNPNFAQDKQHKLWMDLLSRSEKELRERLVGFSFSAYRSFASNSATTSSEPGYWYPFGMAQMEQWVANNNHQVHDQLKVVATEIKTCKRSRCIELAEEDKEQCSYCSAPVPFESPEFGVCRGMESNGSSGQKHKLARCAVTMQVCPITPLWLCKCCQRWISKLAPESLFKMPQQHCLDYKFSPEPSSIKVASKPQCPXCGILLQRSQPEFLLSPLPV